TTCTTCCTCTGTTTTACAGTAGCATTTGATAGAAGAACTTTCAGCCTACAAGATACAAGTGAGCTGTTGAGAGTCGATTGACTTTCTTGATGTGTAATTCATGTCGTGTAAATGAACGCTAGTTACGCTTTTAGCTCCTTCTCATTAGCTTACCATTTGTCAGGTATGTCTGGACATCTGTACGGACTTCTTGTGGCCATTAACCTTACTAGTCATGTGCTCTTCTGTTATTTATGAATCATTCCTGTGAATCTTTTCATGTATGAAACATGATGACAAATCTACTCTCGCTTATGGGAGTTGGCATTTTCAGTTCTCATAGTCACGGTGCTGCTCAAGTTTGATGTTTCTAGATTTTTGCATCATAGCATATTTTCTTATATGCATTTtgttctttgggataattttacaagtcctttgGGTTTCTGATTGACAGAATGTATAGCATGGAGCACTACCTGCAGGTTGCTtctatatcaaaaaaaaaaaaactcctggcAATTAAAAGTGTCAGCATAGAATTCGAAATCCTAATGTTGTACTATAGCTATCCTGACACTTTGAATTATCAAGAAAAGGGATTTTTGTTGACAGATGGGATGTTATAACATCATAGTTTTCCTGACACGTTTGAATATATGAGCCTatccccacattggaagggacaacACTCGTCTGAGGTGTGAGGAAAAGTAAAGTGTCAGGTTAGATTATCTATACTGACACCTTTAAATGCCGTTAAaagtcatttttgttgtagtgtgtGTGCcattgatgaaaaaaaaaaagaattagagatggttttgaaaattctttttCTCCTAACAACGGGTTTTATGCACAGAAAATTAATGTTATCACtaatcatccaaaaaaaaaaaaaggcaaccaAAAAGAGAATGAATCCCAAATGTCTTTTACATTTTGTCAAAACTTTTGTTGTGAATAGTGGGCATAAGGATATAgaattttgaacaaattttcagGTATTGAATTTCTTAGTTACCAAATTATTACATAGATACTTGACATTAATTTCAGAGCCAAAAGGCGAAGAAAAAAAGTGCAGAAACTCGCAAAGTTGGATGATCGGTTGACCACAAAAATCAACTTCGGCCATGTTAGCTAAACGAAGCGATGGGATtctagtaaaaaaaataaaatgcacaatttCGATTTTACCATTTTAGTTGACATTACAAAATAGAGAAATTCTAACACCCTTTTAAGAATCACACCTTCTGCATAAATTCTCCGTTGGATGGTGAAATAATTATTTTGGACCCTTATAttattttgaaataattatttaaaattgtaACAACGATCGACATTGAAAAATAGAAATTGGGAAAATGATTCCTTGAAGAGACCatagaatttttcaacaaactATATAAATATGTGTTTGAGGAATGATAGTAGGCAAGATTGAAAATTGAGCCCGTTTAATATGGCATAACATCTGAAAATAATTACTCCATAGAGAAGGATCGATGAACTACTAATATAACTACTTCACCTAAAATGTTTTGCCTCCACCACTGCTAAAGCTTGTATTGTAAACCCAATTATGCCAATCAATGATATAGCAAAACAAttgttcaaaaaagaaaaaaaaaaaagattcaataGCCCTTGAACCATTCAGATGTAAAGGTTCCAGAAACTTGTACTGTAAGATTGAAGAATGCTCATAATCATATTGTGCACGAATAAATTTTATACGGTGATGATGGGATTGCTTTATCCTTTTgcctctacttttttttttttttcactctgGCAAACCGATCCTGCGACATTTGTACTTAATGATATTTCATATCAGTTTCAAGAAAAAACGTGTTGCTGCATGTTATTTCACATCATTCCGTAATTTGGTTTGAGGGATTCCTCATTCCATGATCCATCTTCTTCTACACCTCCCTACAGTTGATGCATTTATTGTTGAGTGTTCTCCTAATAGATCCCCAACCAAAAAGCATGTCGCAGTTTTATGGTTAGAAGTCATTCTGTCGATTAGCATTTTATTGATAGAATGTTTTTATTTGCCTGTCTGTGaatctcttattttttttaggcTTTAGCATAGTTAACTCAATatgctacacacacacacatacatgtgTTTGTGTCAAACTCTCATTCCATGTTCTTTTGTGGAATAAGCTTCATATGTTCAAAATGATAGAGTTGGTGTCATGTTTTCTTGTCAATTCCTCTCTTGGGACATCTATCCATCCACAAGATTTCTCTAGTGCGTCTTATCATTCCATGCGGTTGACCGGTTATTGCACGGAGCGAGATTTATCCAATATGCACTCTTGAGTAGTGACGGGGGATTTTCTTGTCAACAAGAAAATAAGTTCCATAATGTTGTATCTAGAATCAATCCTGTTCATCTTTCATAGTGACACTCAATATGTACACTCATGGATTAAAGAAATGAAAGATGAAAGTAAAGGAAACTTGGCACACACTTGAACAGGTACACATGGCGATCCCTAATCGATCAATCATGCTATGGCATGTGATCAACGAAATTAAGCAGTAGAAATGAGAAAGAGATTACGTACTCAATTTAACTACAATTATTTTGCCTACAAGAAGGAACCATCTAGATATGGTCAATCAGTAATTCGACTTTAAAAGTGTTTTGatacaagaaattttttttttcccgttcCTTTTTGGGTTTGAAAATCCAGGAACAAAACTTGGTGCGTAGGAACAGTGATCTGCATTCTAGTATTGTCCACCTCAATTTGACTTTTCTGGGTTTGAGGTGTGACAACTAACACTCCAAGTGCTTCTATTCGTTGCCGTGAGCTACAGCAATTTGTCCTTTTAGTTGGAGGTGTGACGATTGGATGTACCATTTTGTCCTTATTGAATGGCTTCACTTTGACGGACGAAGCAGTAGCACTAAAGCTGGCTGTGAGCAAAGCAACCACTTTGCAACTAAGGAAAGTGCAATTCCAAGTAACTCCTCAACCACATCCGAACTCAGAAGGCAAGTGATATTAGAGTAGTTACGCTGGTGGAAGATATTGTTCAATTGAAAGAGTTGTCTCATATGTGCTCCTTTTGTCTAGTTAATAGTGATAAGAATCATCTAAACTCTAGGATTAGCATATATGCCTTAGGCATCACAATTGATGAGGAACTCTTGTTTCCTCGGTATCAAGCTCACTAATTTGTAAAATTAACTCGAGCCTTTGCTCGTACTTGTATATGTTTTGGAAGTAATATAATCAAACatcgtttcgaaaaaaaaaaagaatggcttcactttcacaaaaaataataataataataataatggctTCACAGAACCATCTATTGCATCAGAAATCAGTCACTTGTCACCATTGGTGCATTGTCATTTGGCACACCGTCCATCAGTGTAACACGTTAGCTACATCCTTCAGCAATTTTGTCAAAAACCATAAGATGTAATTCacttttaacataaattaaatatagaATAAATTTTTATGAATTCCATATGTAACGTTAAAAATGATGTACATATGATGATATGAACCTTACACTCTTTTTGATCAATCTTTGACGTTAACTATTCAAGACCGGTCATTCTCACTGACGACCGTTCTTGCTCCGCGTCTTGATGGGCAGCAAGTTTCAGTCTCTTGTCAAGGACATGACTACCGTGTAATGTTGCACTGCCACATTCTTCTGAGAAGAGAAAGCAATCATAGGACTTCTTGTTTTAGGGTAGCAATTAGAGGCTTGCAGTAGCTGGTAAACTACTTTGCAAAGAATAATTATGTCATAGGTGTTTCTTTGCATCAATTAGGATCCAAAATTGAGTGTCGACCATCAATTGGAGTTTGGAAGATACGGATCAATGTTAATTGTTGTTCCATTATGTGCAACCAAGTGGACAACtactataaaataaaatatatatatattgcaaacGAATGAGATTGATCATCAAGCTTGTTTGGCCATGGTAACATCATGATCTCCAATGCACGCGTGGgacttaaattttaatatttcttaGTGCATTGCCTTATTCTCATATCATAATTGAGAAAGTCGGCACCATTTTTttaatggagaaaaggctaaaTTCTTGGATGTTATTGCATTAATATTATATGAAATGTGAGCCCTTTTCTTATCTGATTCTAATATTCAGGACAAATATTATATGGTATATGATTCGATTAGACACTTATATTATGGTAACTTGTATCTTCATTTTCAATGATTAGAGCTGACTATTACAAAAGCATAAGAAAATATTCGTAGTTATCATTGTTTCCATATTTGTGGCTTCTTTACTGCCAATTTGAGGGTGCCTTGGTGATTATGTATGTAGTCAATCGCAGACGGAATCCTCTATCTATTATGTTTGTCCATTTTCCTATCTAATAGAAAATTACGTAGTTCCACTTACTAATACTGCTAATGTGGCACATAATATTGGATGCATATTTAGGGAATGTTTGATAAatgagtttcaaattcaattttaatATGTACGACCTACTTTTTGAATCAACATGACCGCATGTAACTGCAACTCTAACAAGTtcaaggattcgtcctcaaatgtTTGCCTAATCTCATCTGAATCATGCGGTGTGGAATTTCAAAGTAGAAGACTATGAGTACCATTGGGCATAAACAAACATCATTTATGGATATAATTGAATTTAAAACCCATTTACCAAATACCCCCTAAATATGCATTCAATAATATGTGCTACATCAGCAGTATTAGTATGTGAAACTACGTGTAGTTTTATATTAGACAAGAAAGTAAACAGATATAATGGACAGAAGATCCTATCTGAGTCAGTCGACACCTTTCAAAAATTTGGGTGGGATGTTTTTAAGTTCCATAATGATTTAAGCTTTCGATCTGGTATATAAGATAAGGAATGTCAAAACTTTTAATACCTTGTACATGCAGAACAAGTCTGCTTATATAGatgttgtttttttctttttgaagttTTCATATAGAAAGAAGGTAGGATTCAGGAGCAGAGAAAATCAAGTTGGTTTTGAACAAATATGTGATGTTAACACAAAATATACCAATTTTTTCCTTATGAAACATTAGAAATATAGGGGATGAAGTGGACAAAAAATCATTGTTCTCCACAAATTGACTGCATATATAGGTTCAATGTAGCTACCCTCTTCTGCTGGTTGAATGGCTGCTGGATACATTGGCAAAGTCCTCCCTTTCTATATGCTTTATTGTACAAAAGGACTTGGAATTCTTGAGGGGATACGAATCTGTTCCAAAATCCAAGAAGGTGAGCAGTACTGGTTTTGGGTGCACCCACCAAACCAATTGGCCACGCAGAAAGGAAAGCAAAGATTGAACAGGAAAAGTGagaatcttcttcttctttgacttgaaaaaaaaatgataattaaTCACAGCAAAAGGCATTATTATTCACAAATGCGCCACGAACTTCAGTAATTGTCACTTGTCATGCAAAGTCTTTCTTAACAGTAGCCATCAATTATAAGAAAGGCATTTGTGACCTGACCTAAGGAGTTTCTTTAGCGGCAACTAGACAGTGGAAATGTGtgttttccccccttttttGGGATGTGCCtaatttccaaatttaattattTGAACTGCTAAAATTTGATGTCCTTCTTAAACAACTGAGTGTACTAATCATGATTATGCACTATCAGAATTAATTAATTGTCATATCAAAGTAACAAAATGAGATGCGAAACCACACTATTATATCTATGGCTAAAATGAGATGAGGGACAATTGTATATAAAGACACCTTTTCCCTGCATCATCATGTTcgtttttatttctttctgtTTTCTTGTTTGGTCAAATGGAGGCTGAAGCTGGTTAATTACATAAGGTCATGACTGAGCACAATCATTAACCCTATTATGATTCTCGTTAGGCAAGAATCAAGCCTAATGTGGCTCGATTTAGACCACTGTCCCTAGCTGCATAACATGGTCCCTATAAAATACTATGTACATTGTGGTAAAGTAACCAAACAATACATGGATATTGACCATTGAGCGACAAGTTTCTTTCAGAATCAAGATTTCttagtgcttttttttttttttttgttttctgggGAGACGTCCGACATGGGCAAGTTCAAGAAGGTTTGCGTCTTCTGCGGAAGTAATTCAGGGTACAGAAAGATATTCAGCGATGCAGCCCTTGATCTTGGAAAAGAATTGGTTTgttgcctctctctctctctcctcccttgctctttttttgtttctgctCTTTTACAAAGATATATGGATAGAGGAGCTGGCTTTGGTTTAGTCATTCAACATCAACTGATGGAGATGGTACAAAATAGGTGCAAAGAAAGGTAGACCTAATCTACGGAGGAGGGAGCATTGGTCTGATGGGATTGGTTTCCCAAACAGTATATGATGGTGGATGCAATGTTCTAGGGTATACATGCCAAATTTACTCAATTCATTCAGAGTTTAAACTTGAATCAAATCAATTGTATTTGTCATGGACTATTTAACTTCTTTGATACAACTCGTCAATACTAACTCTGCCTTTATGTCTCCTTTGTGTCTATTCTTtctccatatatatataaagagtGATTCCAAAGGCTCTCGTTTCGGTAGAGGTATGTATGTATATCTGATTTCATTGCCATGCCAAGTCTCTCCAACCCTTTCCCAcctccctatatatatatatacacctcCATCTCTTGGGTTTTCTTGGAGATAATTGGTAAGCAATTGATTAATGAGGCATGATGAGCAGATATCAGGCGAGGCAGTTGGAGAAGTGACCATAGTTTCTGACATGCATGAAAGGAAAGCTGAAATGGCTCGTAGGGCCGATGCTTTCATAGCTCTTCCTGGTATTCATCTTTCATCCTCATCCCACTTCCTGTTAATGTTTCATGCTcatcccaatttttttttttaaaaaaattttcaatatttttcaagcCCTTTTCTTTACGAAAAAGTTAAACGGTTTGCGATTGAGGGTGTCATATCTAATTCCCGTTATGATCCTAAATTGATTGAGAATTtcggaatttttttttgaacgaGTGAATTGATCAAACTTATTTGTTAACTTAACTAGCTtggaacaataaaaaaaaaaagaaaaaaaacctaCTTTATAAGCATATGCATATGCTATATAGTATTAAtaacttgataaaaaaaaattgctgatTTTCTGTTTTGGGTGATACTAATGAAGGAGGGTACGGAACAATGGAGGAGCTGCTTGAGATAATATCATGGTCGCAGCTTGGAATTCATGATAAACCGGTACGCATGTTTCATGTTCCAACACTTTGGCATCATTCTTGAGGGCCATTTTGAGCTAATATTTCTGCTAATCTTTCATTTGAGATTAATGATTAATTGGACCACATCACTTTATAATCCAACCTACCCTCCAATGCATAGAAAAATTGGAGAAAATGCATTTGATAAACGTAGAATGTCTCTATATATGGGAAGGAGGAATATAGAGTAATTCCATTCTAATAGtgtcaatttgctatttttgtcttttaggacttttttagtgattcattttgATGCTTATTATTTACAACTAACAGCTTctatagccttttttttttaaaaaaaaaaaagaaagggaataaCTTCTATGACATTTAAATTAATCTTCATtgcttccaacttccttttattAGAACAAAACAATGAACAATTTCTCCcaagagtcaaaaaaaaaaaatcaaaggtcAAAATTTTAGTTTAAGATTCATATTTGGCTTTTTTCTAATGTTTTGTAGAATTTTGTAAATAATGTTTGCTTGGTGTTGCCGGCTATATAATATAACTCTAGGGCCTTATGGAGGATTAATGCTTAAAATGATGTAACTTGTCAAGTTGAATGGAtatttcaagttttagctccttAGTTCTTTAACTAGAGTAATTAACAAAGTTTGTAATGCTTTAGAAATAGTGCATCAATTCTTCATTCCAACCTGGTTAACACTCTTCAATTATCAAATTCCCACTTTGatctttgaatttcaaaattggACACTTTAGTCTATTAACTATAAAATCCATTCCACTTAAGTAAGACCTTTGGGGAAGTGGGATAGATTTTATACTTAAGTCAAAATATTTTAGGGACTAAAGTGAGAtaacttttataattttgggACTAAAATTGGATATGTGTTATATTTTAAGGACTAAAGTAAAACGGATTTAATAGTTTATGGACTAAAGTATCTCGTTTCGAAATTTGAAGACCAAATAGAAATTCGAGTATAGTTGGAGGGTGTAAAGTAAAATTGATTCTTCCAACACTGGGGAACAGTGCAATCAAGCATCAAAATTCGCGCGTTTTAGCAAAGAAACCTGGTACTACGATTTCGTTTCGGTAATACTCCGCTAGCCCATTTTGATagtcttaattttttttatacaatttaagaaaaagtagttaattttgttggaacaataaatttagtttgttatttttctaaaatactctTACATTAAATAAAGTACAACTTTATATTAACTATTCatggaaacttgaattgatgattAAGAAAGAATTAATCTCATTTTACATTATTTCACattttggcttgaaagaacaacAAAGCTGgcttttcatatatcaatatgttttggaaaatctaaatgtattaaatggggtagattaacaatctatattaaataaggtAGTTTATACTAATAACAACCTAcgtacattgaataagggtattttagagaaattaaaaaataactacatttttcaattggaaagtggactacaatttggaacagacgaaaaaggaaaacatgactatcaaagtgggatcGGAGAGAGTACCATGCATTCCTTTTATTGGTCCAAGTACCTAAAAGCCTAAGGGCTTGTTTCCAACTAATTCTAATTCTGTAAAAGTTGATTTTCTAGAACTGATTTTTAAAAATCAAATTGTTTAGAGTAAGTCATGTGTTCTCGTCTATAGTTAGAAAATGTATTTTTCTAAAAGCATAGACGTTCTTAAACAAAGTTGTAAAgctcattttgacaaaaaaagaagaCCAAATGACACTTATAAACTACACAAGTGACTTTTAtgttaattaaataattttttatataattggGCAAGAAAATGGAGAATAGGGACAAATTAATAATATGAATCTAGAGCTGCGATTGTGAATAGGAAGAAATGGTGAGAGACATGTGGCAAAAAAAGAATTATATAGTAATCTTCAAGTAGATTAGTAGTTATGTCAAAATTTAAAAGATATTTTTGTTTATATGAAAAAGTAGGCCAGAATCAACATCTAAAAGCAACTTACGACATGCTTCTGATTTTCAGATTTTTTGGACTCGAAAAATCTAAAATTAGATTTTTTAAATCAGTTGAGAACGCATCAAAATTGTTTTTTGAAAATCAAAAACTAAAATCAGTTGAGAACATGCCCTAAAACTATAATAGACGTGACCAAATCTCCAGCAGGGTTTTTGCCTCCCAATGCAAACCTATCCTTCAAGTATTAACTTTACTCTTTTTGGTTGATAAGCATCTTCCAAAGTGGCAAGTATTACGTAATTCCCATAACAGTAGTCCTGTTCGATTGCTATTAATTTTGTAAAACTTATTTCATATCGAAGTGAGTCTTGAAAATAATAATCTTCGGTATGATATGATACATACGTACGtagatacatacatacatatatatatgtttgtcaTTTTACAGCTTAAGTGAGCGTGACAGTTGATTTTGTTAGGCCCTCTTGACTCTATTGACTCATTATATATGCACACACAATCACATACAAAAGTATGCATATTTGCAATATAACAAGAAAAATTGAGGTCAGAAGGCTTCATGTTTAGTTAGTAGTTTAGACATATGGCCTAGGCATGTGTGTACCAAATGGTCACAAGAGATTGAGGTTTAAGTAATTGCCCATGACCTAACATGTTAGTTGAAACAAACTAAACGATTCTGCTTCTTCAATAATCCAATGTAAAACTTGATGAAGAATTTTATGATGGCATTCATGAGGCCATGATGTTGTGTGCTTTAATTCATGAGGTCAGTTGAGAATTTTGATGTAAAAAACTCAGGTAGCTGTCCTTGACTTTTCTTCTACCATTATATTTATGTTTTGGTATGGCGAGTATTTTATAGTTTATACTACTATTTGGGTATAGTAGCAATAACTAATTAACGTATACCATCTAATAAGAGGGATTAATAGAATTGGTCGTATTGAATCTAAAGTAATCAAGAAAGTTTAGATGGAAACTTAAACTCATTAGTTTGCCACTTCACATAATGCTTATGATCTAACCACTAACTGGGAATGCAATGGTATCTGATATGCATGCTACATTATCTCAATTCGAATTTAAgcatcaaattttacatatataaCATGCATCTGAACCCGTTGATATATTTACTGACAGTGCATAAAACGTTTACTTCTGAAATTTTCCATCAAAGTTGCTCAAGGGAAATGATATCAATGGTAATTAACCAAGCACTATTGCATTCATGTATTAGAAATGGGACAATGAAAGCAAGAAATCATCAAGTGGTGTATACAGATTGCAGACTCACCTGGAAACATGATCATTGAGACATATACAGCTACTGATCCCTGGGTCCAGCTCTCTTGCCAATGGCATCATCACCTTTAACACGATCAAATGGTTAATAGGCTTGGCTGCTGACAATATTTTCGAGTCTAGAATCCAAACTTGGAGCTTCAGAAAATTTTTCCACCACCGGAAGCAGCTACGTTTGTCCCTGCACAAGAAATATATGGTGGGCTTATACCTaaaaagtttgaagatttgtcTAACTACCCATAAAAGCACGGAGCATTTATATGTAGCAGGAGTATATATATCTACTTCCAATTGCATTgcatgattttttgttttggctTTTGATTGACCGGTAGTTTCCCAGTATCTTTACCGGATTGCTGTTGAAGAAATTAGTATGGCAAAGGTGGACTAACCGAACGTTCTAACCCCCAAGGCTACCGATCCATACGACAAATAAGTTACCAACCTGTCTTTGATGTACATATGCATGCCCTATCGGAACAGGTCTTCCAATTAGTTTCAAAGCATTAACTCTTGTGGAGAATTGATGGTGGAAATTGTAGTCTATCTCTGTTCAATATCTAGACTTCtagtttgtcaaaaaaaaaaaaaaaatctagactTCTAATTAAATTATCATCATTGTACACAAAATACTTTGAGATGTATGCTAATTCTTCCATTTTGTGACTATACAAAGATAGAGGAGTAAACGAATCTAATCAACTCGAATACCCTAGTATTTaaacttatttgattattttaacaagattgaaattTTGTTAAGTTTTACTTGTTTAGTTGTTGAATCGAGTTTGAACGAGTTCTTTTTTGAGTTTGAAAGTTATCGaacacaaaaaaataaagagttCAATGCTGACTTGAAACTCTTATCAATTCGAATTCGATTCGAATACGGAATAGTTTGATTTACCTTTCGGTCGTGCAAAAATGTATGAACGACATTCGACGCGTTCAACAAGCTACATCGGTATACTTGTGGTACTAAACAGTACTAGGAATATACGTATGGTACCCAACAAAACAACATCCGATACTCATTACTTCTAGTGGATGAAAATTTCCCTTcaagcattgagaattttccttgGGTTTTTATAAGTCGCTGATAATGATATACATTGAATACGAAAAACGTTCATATCATGCTTCTTAGTCATTGTCTTTAGTATTCTAAACAACGAGctcatttctttttccttttttgtctggGGAGGAAAGGGGAGGGGGCGCAAATTCAATTAAAGAGTTATAAAAACAAGAGTATTTTAGCTGTAAAAAGAAATTGACAGATTCCATATCTTAAGGTTTTAATTCCAAAAAACCCCATTGACATACATTTATTTGTCTTTcaatattttctcaatgaagtcAAGAAGCCCAAATGAATATCAAGTTGTGAATGAAATATTCATGTGTGCCattgatggaaaaaaaaaagaattagagatggttttgaaaattctttttCTCCTAACAACGGGTTTTATGCACAGAAAATTAATGTTATCACtaatcatccaaaaaaaaaaaaaaaggcaaccaAAAAGAGAATGA
The genomic region above belongs to Coffea arabica cultivar ET-39 chromosome 7c, Coffea Arabica ET-39 HiFi, whole genome shotgun sequence and contains:
- the LOC113697546 gene encoding probable cytokinin riboside 5'-monophosphate phosphoribohydrolase LOGL1 isoform X2 translates to MGKFKKVCVFCGSNSGYRKIFSDAALDLGKELVQRKVDLIYGGGSIGLMGLVSQTVYDGGCNVLGVIPKALVSVEISGEAVGEVTIVSDMHERKAEMARRADAFIALPGGYGTMEELLEIISWSQLGIHDKPCIKRLLLKFSIKVAQGK
- the LOC113697546 gene encoding probable cytokinin riboside 5'-monophosphate phosphoribohydrolase LOGL1 isoform X1, with translation MGKFKKVCVFCGSNSGYRKIFSDAALDLGKELVQRKVDLIYGGGSIGLMGLVSQTVYDGGCNVLGVIPKALVSVEISGEAVGEVTIVSDMHERKAEMARRADAFIALPGGYGTMEELLEIISWSQLGIHDKPKWDNESKKSSSGVYRLQTHLET